From the genome of Maribacter algicola, one region includes:
- a CDS encoding polysaccharide biosynthesis protein gives MIQKYITYNAERYASKWLVLVIDLVTVAFAFVLSYLIRFNLTLDFEVSNLLVQLPLVLLTSLAAFLIVGSYKGVVRHTGVRDVYNIFNAVCLSSILVIFIVLSNRLFGMFSLFTIPLSIIIINSLITFIGLTASRFVFKSLYNGMHQGNRPFKNVLIYGAGDSGVLTHGAITNHAQSEYRVLGYIDRDVKKIGKKINGVPVFARRTLTKEFIEKNRISEIIFSIQNIDSLKLRKTVEGLVDYPVVVKIVPPIEDWINGELKVSQIKQVQIEDLLDRAPIQIKNSKIEVALLNKTILVTGGAGSIGSEIVRQICNYGYNSLLVVDQAESALYDLQQELKQNGFHNFIPIVGDIRDKNRMNQLFEEHKPNVVFHAAAYKHVPLMEYNSYEAIKINIGGTKTIADLSLIHGVEKFVFVSTDKAVNPTNVMGASKRIAEMYISCMQKENKTKFITTRFGNVLGSNESVIPLFRKQIEKGGPLTLTHKEITRYFMTIPEASQLVLEAGAMGEGGEIFIFDMGESVKIFDLAKNMIKLSGLRYPEDIDIKITGLRPGEKLYEELLANGENTMPTYHKKIKISKVRELDYAKVRSKIDELCITNMFFNGNTVRLMKEIVPEYISQNSTLSEFDSKTDSSNEPKPTPNLKIVQS, from the coding sequence ATGATTCAAAAATACATAACCTATAATGCAGAGCGTTACGCTTCAAAATGGTTGGTTCTAGTAATAGACTTGGTTACCGTAGCTTTCGCCTTTGTGCTTTCCTATCTCATACGGTTTAACCTAACTCTGGATTTTGAAGTTTCCAATCTTTTGGTCCAATTGCCCTTGGTACTCCTAACCTCCTTGGCCGCTTTTTTAATCGTTGGTTCCTACAAGGGTGTGGTAAGGCATACGGGCGTGCGTGACGTATACAATATTTTTAATGCAGTATGCCTCTCCAGTATTCTGGTGATTTTTATCGTGCTTTCGAACAGATTGTTCGGTATGTTCTCACTATTCACCATTCCCTTGTCCATTATCATTATCAACAGCCTAATAACATTTATAGGACTAACGGCCTCACGATTTGTTTTTAAGTCCCTTTACAATGGCATGCATCAGGGCAACAGGCCTTTCAAGAATGTGCTCATCTATGGTGCAGGCGACTCTGGGGTTTTGACCCATGGTGCCATTACAAACCATGCCCAAAGCGAATACCGCGTATTGGGTTATATTGACAGGGACGTAAAGAAAATAGGTAAAAAAATAAATGGGGTTCCCGTTTTTGCCAGAAGGACGCTAACCAAGGAATTTATAGAGAAAAACAGGATTTCAGAGATCATTTTCTCCATTCAGAATATAGATTCCCTGAAATTGAGGAAAACGGTGGAAGGCCTTGTGGATTATCCCGTGGTTGTCAAAATTGTTCCCCCGATCGAAGACTGGATCAACGGAGAACTAAAGGTTTCCCAGATAAAACAAGTTCAGATAGAAGACCTGTTGGACAGGGCGCCGATTCAAATAAAGAATAGTAAGATCGAAGTAGCGCTTTTGAACAAAACCATTTTGGTTACCGGAGGAGCAGGCTCCATTGGAAGTGAAATCGTTCGGCAAATTTGTAATTATGGATATAATTCCTTGCTTGTCGTCGATCAAGCGGAATCCGCTCTATATGACCTGCAACAGGAACTAAAACAGAATGGTTTTCATAACTTCATTCCCATAGTAGGGGATATCCGGGATAAAAATCGAATGAACCAACTGTTTGAGGAACATAAACCGAATGTGGTTTTCCATGCAGCCGCCTACAAACATGTTCCCTTAATGGAATACAATTCCTATGAGGCCATCAAAATCAATATAGGGGGTACCAAAACGATTGCGGACCTATCCCTTATCCACGGAGTTGAAAAGTTCGTTTTCGTTTCTACGGATAAGGCAGTTAACCCTACCAATGTTATGGGAGCCTCCAAGCGGATTGCCGAGATGTACATCAGCTGTATGCAAAAGGAAAATAAAACCAAATTCATAACTACAAGATTTGGAAATGTTTTGGGTTCCAACGAATCTGTCATACCCTTGTTCCGTAAACAAATAGAAAAAGGTGGCCCGCTAACACTGACGCATAAAGAAATCACACGTTATTTTATGACCATACCGGAAGCTTCCCAATTGGTATTAGAAGCAGGTGCCATGGGCGAAGGCGGGGAAATCTTTATATTCGATATGGGAGAATCCGTCAAAATCTTTGATTTGGCCAAGAACATGATCAAACTGTCCGGTTTACGGTATCCAGAGGATATCGATATCAAAATCACAGGATTAAGGCCGGGTGAAAAGTTGTACGAGGAATTATTGGCTAACGGTGAGAATACCATGCCTACCTACCACAAAAAAATTAAGATCAGTAAGGTAAGGGAGTTGGATTATGCCAAGGTGCGTTCCAAAATCGATGAACTATGCATCACGAACATGTTCTTTAATGGCAATACCGTACGATTGATGAAGGAAATAGTGCCCGAGTACATTTCCCAAAACTCCACATTGAGTGA